From the genome of Gemmatimonas phototrophica, one region includes:
- a CDS encoding acyl-CoA dehydrogenase family protein, which translates to MALDTLTASAIPALPSVELTAHPGDLFNIDAALTEEERAIRDTIRRFVDDKILPIIGDCYVQGRFPDELIPELAELGVLGANLPEEYGCAGLSSVAYGLIMQELERGDSGIRSFASVQGALVMYPIFAFGSEAQKRALLPKLAKAELIGCFGLTEPDFGSNPSGMITRAREQADGSWIINGAKMWITNGSKADVAIIWAKTGDSTEDSSIRGFVVPTDTPGFQARDQKGKLSLRASDTSELVLVDVHVPADAILPNSKGLKSPLMCLTQARYGISWGVLGAAMACFEEATSYSKSRVMFDRPIGGFQIQQVRLADMLTEIVKGQLVSLHLGRLKDAGNFTPTQVSLAKRNNVDIATNIARETRRLLGGNGILAEYAAMRHMANLESVYTYEGTHDVHSLILGQAITGLNAFK; encoded by the coding sequence ATGGCACTCGATACCCTGACGGCGAGCGCGATTCCCGCGCTCCCTTCCGTAGAGCTCACGGCCCATCCGGGCGATCTGTTCAACATCGATGCGGCGCTCACCGAAGAGGAGCGCGCCATTCGCGATACGATTCGTCGGTTCGTGGATGACAAGATCCTGCCCATCATTGGCGACTGCTATGTGCAGGGGCGCTTTCCGGATGAACTCATTCCGGAGTTGGCGGAACTGGGCGTGCTCGGGGCCAACCTCCCCGAAGAGTACGGCTGCGCCGGACTGTCGAGTGTTGCGTACGGGCTCATCATGCAGGAACTCGAGCGTGGCGATTCCGGTATCCGCTCGTTTGCGTCGGTGCAGGGGGCCCTGGTCATGTATCCCATCTTTGCCTTTGGTAGCGAGGCGCAGAAGCGGGCGCTGCTCCCCAAGCTGGCCAAGGCGGAGTTGATTGGCTGCTTCGGACTCACGGAGCCCGACTTCGGCTCCAATCCGTCGGGGATGATCACGCGCGCGCGCGAGCAGGCCGATGGCAGCTGGATCATCAACGGCGCCAAGATGTGGATCACCAACGGCTCCAAGGCCGACGTGGCCATCATCTGGGCCAAGACGGGTGACAGCACCGAAGACAGCAGCATTCGCGGCTTCGTGGTCCCCACGGATACGCCGGGCTTTCAGGCTCGTGATCAGAAGGGGAAGTTGTCACTGCGGGCGAGCGACACATCGGAGCTCGTGCTGGTGGATGTGCACGTTCCCGCCGACGCCATCCTGCCCAACTCCAAGGGGCTCAAGAGCCCGCTCATGTGCCTGACGCAGGCGCGTTACGGCATTTCGTGGGGGGTGCTTGGCGCGGCAATGGCCTGTTTTGAAGAGGCCACCAGCTACAGCAAGAGCCGGGTGATGTTCGACCGTCCCATTGGCGGTTTCCAGATTCAGCAAGTGCGTCTGGCCGACATGCTTACGGAAATTGTGAAAGGCCAGCTGGTCTCACTGCATCTGGGGCGGCTCAAGGACGCTGGCAACTTCACCCCCACGCAGGTCTCCCTCGCAAAGCGCAACAACGTGGATATCGCCACCAACATTGCGCGCGAGACGCGGCGTCTGCTGGGGGGCAACGGCATCCTGGCGGAATACGCGGCCATGCGGCACATGGCCAATCTGGAAAGCGTATATACCTACGAAGGGACGCACGACGTGCATTCGCTCATTCTTGGCCAGGCCATTACGGGGCTTAACGCCTTCAAGTGA
- a CDS encoding CPBP family intramembrane glutamic endopeptidase produces the protein MTESSRFNTTPDERRLAIILGWIAVAAVAHDFLLIPMRSHVLLQPWLLEQSPGLVYGSLADATTPGRAGGPWWASLVPSTWWALGTLAIWVFIPRWLYGAGAVPRVRMALPARGRDLGIYLALLLVMLPVLWVASRRPDFASTYPLLSANRVNAWTWPTLLGWWSAYVAILFGTEYFFRGVLINALAPRLGWLSVGVSVIPYALIHTHKPLPEAFGAIVAGWVLGLLAWETRSMLGGVLLHGAVAIAMDAMAMTATSRWPTGW, from the coding sequence ATGACCGAAAGTAGTCGCTTCAACACGACGCCGGACGAGCGGCGACTGGCCATCATCCTTGGGTGGATTGCCGTGGCGGCTGTCGCGCATGACTTCCTGCTCATCCCCATGCGTAGCCACGTGCTCCTGCAACCCTGGCTGCTGGAGCAGTCACCGGGCTTGGTCTATGGTTCGCTTGCCGACGCGACGACGCCAGGACGCGCCGGCGGTCCCTGGTGGGCCAGCCTTGTGCCCTCGACCTGGTGGGCATTGGGCACGCTGGCAATCTGGGTGTTTATTCCTCGTTGGTTGTACGGTGCGGGCGCCGTGCCTCGCGTGCGGATGGCCTTGCCCGCCCGGGGGCGTGACCTCGGGATCTATCTCGCCCTGCTCCTGGTGATGCTGCCCGTGCTTTGGGTGGCCAGTCGGCGCCCTGATTTTGCCAGCACATACCCGTTGCTCTCGGCCAACCGGGTCAATGCCTGGACATGGCCCACGTTGCTGGGGTGGTGGAGTGCCTATGTCGCCATCCTCTTTGGCACGGAATATTTCTTTCGCGGGGTCCTGATCAATGCGCTGGCCCCCCGACTTGGCTGGCTCTCCGTTGGCGTGAGCGTCATTCCCTATGCCCTGATCCATACCCACAAACCGCTGCCGGAGGCCTTTGGCGCGATTGTGGCCGGGTGGGTGCTCGGGCTGTTGGCCTGGGAGACGCGCAGTATGCTCGGCGGCGTGCTGCTCCACGGGGCCGTGGCGATCGCCATGGACGCCATGGCCATGACCGCCACAAGCCGCTGGCCCACGGGATGGTAG
- a CDS encoding prolipoprotein diacylglyceryl transferase family protein — MIVHEPTVIALGPLVLSGYGLALAASMLLGYLVVAREYRRLGVPAQALEDIIVVLLVAVVGAKLYDMATGNAALWSRSGFSMVGGALASLPTMWWLTARRAVQPACIADAMALGAAAAIPVARSGCWAIGDDYGRPFDGAWAVAFPHGAPPSTVHTFRTQFGEPLSGLDAATVLTVHPTQLYELALSFAIFLWLWHRRRTTPTWTTAGAFLALSAGERFVVEFVRAKTDRTLPGDLTITQAVTLALLLLGSTLWWQRSRRRDIAVR; from the coding sequence ATGATTGTTCATGAGCCCACTGTGATTGCCTTGGGACCGCTGGTGCTGTCGGGATACGGCCTGGCGCTGGCGGCGTCGATGCTGCTGGGGTATCTGGTCGTCGCCCGGGAGTATCGCCGTCTGGGAGTTCCGGCGCAGGCGCTGGAAGACATCATTGTGGTGCTGCTGGTCGCCGTCGTTGGCGCCAAGCTGTACGACATGGCCACCGGGAACGCGGCGCTCTGGTCGCGGAGTGGATTCTCCATGGTGGGTGGTGCGTTGGCCAGCCTGCCGACCATGTGGTGGTTGACCGCGAGACGCGCCGTCCAGCCCGCGTGCATCGCAGATGCCATGGCGCTGGGAGCGGCGGCGGCCATCCCGGTGGCACGGTCGGGGTGTTGGGCTATTGGCGACGACTATGGCCGCCCTTTTGACGGCGCCTGGGCCGTGGCCTTCCCGCATGGTGCACCACCGTCCACGGTGCACACATTCCGAACGCAGTTTGGCGAACCGCTCAGCGGACTGGATGCCGCCACGGTCCTCACGGTGCACCCCACCCAACTGTATGAGCTGGCGTTGTCCTTTGCCATTTTTCTTTGGCTCTGGCATCGGCGGCGCACCACCCCGACCTGGACGACCGCCGGCGCATTTCTCGCCCTCAGCGCGGGGGAGCGATTTGTGGTGGAGTTTGTGCGCGCCAAGACCGACCGCACGCTCCCCGGTGATTTGACCATCACGCAAGCCGTCACACTCGCGTTGCTCTTGCTCGGCAGCACTCTCTGGTGGCAGAGGTCTCGACGGCGTGATATCGCGGTGCGGTAA
- a CDS encoding UbiA family prenyltransferase yields MSTTLGTWLSYASVRHEPFSVGVFDRGWHWGAPVCALLAVAAANLYNDARDLAADRVNAPHRPIPQGLLSVRQAMIAAAGSAVLAGVCATQLQGNARWLALVAIVAGLAYSPMLKSTVLIGNAWVAGLSAATIALGALEVGPMTPEVWMAVVSLTLFVLAREILKSMADQVGDAQAHLTSVATRLGVHGASRLMLTVSVLCVLSLLAPLFVRRGHPYAVTSFVLVAVAGGVFPLATAWYLSARDLPREQSAPRYQKALRLTKAGGLALLGAFGVLVA; encoded by the coding sequence GTGAGTACCACGCTTGGTACCTGGTTGTCGTATGCCTCAGTTCGGCACGAGCCGTTTTCGGTGGGCGTGTTTGATCGGGGCTGGCACTGGGGCGCCCCCGTCTGCGCACTACTGGCCGTGGCAGCCGCCAACCTCTACAACGATGCGCGTGATCTAGCGGCCGACCGTGTGAACGCGCCGCACCGCCCCATCCCGCAGGGGCTCCTGTCGGTACGCCAGGCGATGATTGCCGCTGCAGGTAGCGCCGTGCTGGCTGGCGTATGCGCCACGCAACTGCAGGGCAATGCCCGGTGGCTGGCGCTCGTCGCCATCGTCGCCGGACTCGCCTATTCGCCGATGCTCAAATCCACGGTGCTCATTGGGAACGCCTGGGTGGCCGGGCTATCGGCCGCCACCATTGCTCTGGGAGCGCTTGAGGTCGGTCCCATGACGCCAGAGGTCTGGATGGCCGTGGTGTCGCTCACCCTGTTCGTGCTGGCGCGGGAAATCCTCAAGAGCATGGCTGATCAGGTCGGTGATGCGCAGGCCCATCTCACATCGGTGGCGACGCGCCTGGGCGTGCATGGCGCCAGTCGGCTCATGCTGACGGTGAGCGTGCTCTGTGTGTTGTCGCTGTTGGCGCCCCTGTTCGTGCGGCGCGGCCATCCCTACGCGGTCACCTCGTTTGTTCTGGTCGCGGTCGCAGGTGGTGTGTTCCCCCTGGCGACAGCATGGTATCTCTCTGCGCGTGACCTTCCGCGTGAACAGTCTGCGCCTCGCTATCAGAAGGCGCTGCGTCTCACCAAAGCCGGCGGATTGGCGCTCCTGGGAGCCTTTGGCGTCCTAGTCGCCTAG
- a CDS encoding beta strand repeat-containing protein, translating into MLQPRRRVDVGAADRPRRSILSLGALSLAGFATIWACGGGGGGDTPPITPPPTVTPTIAISNSAAISGQQGTTQTSTITLTRGGNYTGAVTLSASGAPSGVTVTLTPSTLSGSTTTSTLSAVIAGTAAATTTGNITVTATGSGVSSATASVPVTVTAAPSPDFTLSPSTANATVIQGQSSAATAFTLARVNSYTGEVILSAAALPTGITVAFTQPLAGSAGSVVFTALSNAGTGTYPITITASGPNTTAKTSVVTLVVQATPTVVLGLTPPSLSLAQGGSGQTAIAITRTNITGDVTLTAENVPQGVTAAFTPSATSGTTSSLALTVGGAVTPGVYTITVRGSAAGATAGTATVTLTVTAAQSYALAATSASVQQGNTGTSTVSITRTGGFTGAVTLAASNLPNGVTAAFAPNATTGNSSTMTLTASGAATPGSYTVTITGTAAGLANVTTTASVTVTASGGGSGSINWRFCDQDNIPTWFAVKDGTGPWTRVLVGSQNTYSFSVNAASVGIAYAVPKTGGVADVSVYYYAASELPGEAAAECADNPATKSLTGTVANVALLQQANVGVGGSNGVVSGPSTTYSLTGVADGVTDLLAFRSTLNIGAGVTTVPNAVILRRNVNYANGSAIPLLDFSGGEAFAPATATYTLANSSGENATLVVGFNTANGSVGNYAFGALASTSTSLTAYGIPSNRTQAGDFHFAIATSATVDASSFRILFQYNRDLANRTLTLGAPMATPTLTTASSSPYTRLKLRGAWTNEYNASYGCSFTQGTTTTRVWTVSATRGYYASQPSEYELETPDFSGVAGFQNTWGLLSGQQVQWAVTGIGPISGTIGVIAEGTAYKAASRQGNITP; encoded by the coding sequence ATGTTGCAACCTCGCAGACGCGTCGATGTCGGCGCCGCCGACCGCCCACGCCGGTCCATCCTTTCCCTCGGGGCATTATCACTCGCGGGATTCGCCACAATCTGGGCGTGTGGTGGTGGTGGTGGTGGTGACACGCCACCCATTACTCCGCCGCCGACCGTCACGCCGACCATTGCCATCAGCAACAGCGCGGCGATCAGTGGACAGCAAGGGACAACACAGACATCGACGATCACGCTCACCCGTGGTGGGAACTACACGGGCGCAGTCACCCTGTCGGCGTCGGGGGCTCCATCGGGCGTTACGGTCACCCTCACACCGTCCACGCTGAGTGGTTCGACGACCACCAGCACCCTGTCGGCGGTCATTGCGGGCACTGCCGCAGCAACGACCACGGGGAACATCACGGTTACGGCCACAGGATCTGGCGTAAGCAGTGCCACCGCGTCGGTGCCGGTGACGGTCACGGCGGCCCCCTCACCCGATTTTACCTTGTCGCCATCCACCGCCAATGCCACGGTGATTCAAGGACAGTCGTCGGCGGCAACCGCGTTTACCCTGGCGCGGGTGAACAGCTACACGGGTGAGGTGATCCTGTCGGCTGCCGCGCTCCCTACCGGAATTACGGTCGCGTTTACGCAGCCCCTCGCCGGCTCTGCCGGCAGCGTGGTGTTCACGGCGCTGAGCAACGCGGGCACCGGCACGTATCCCATTACGATTACGGCCAGCGGCCCCAACACCACCGCCAAGACCTCGGTGGTGACGCTCGTGGTGCAGGCCACTCCCACCGTCGTACTGGGGCTCACGCCGCCTTCACTTTCGCTGGCGCAAGGTGGCTCCGGACAGACGGCCATTGCGATTACGCGCACCAACATCACCGGTGACGTGACGCTCACCGCGGAGAATGTGCCGCAGGGCGTGACCGCCGCGTTCACGCCGTCGGCAACATCCGGCACCACGTCGTCGCTGGCCCTCACGGTTGGAGGTGCTGTCACGCCCGGCGTGTATACGATCACGGTGCGCGGCAGCGCGGCGGGCGCGACGGCCGGCACGGCCACTGTCACGCTCACCGTCACGGCAGCGCAGAGCTACGCGTTGGCCGCCACGTCCGCGAGTGTCCAGCAGGGTAACACCGGCACCAGCACAGTGAGCATCACGAGAACCGGTGGATTTACCGGGGCAGTAACCCTCGCGGCAAGCAACCTGCCCAATGGCGTGACGGCTGCGTTTGCGCCCAACGCAACCACCGGCAACAGTTCCACCATGACGCTCACGGCGTCGGGTGCCGCAACGCCGGGCAGCTACACGGTCACCATCACTGGCACGGCCGCAGGATTGGCCAACGTCACCACGACGGCCTCGGTCACCGTGACGGCAAGCGGCGGTGGTTCGGGGAGCATCAATTGGCGCTTCTGCGATCAGGACAACATTCCCACGTGGTTTGCCGTGAAGGATGGGACGGGGCCATGGACCCGGGTGCTGGTGGGCAGTCAGAACACCTATAGCTTCTCGGTGAATGCCGCGTCGGTGGGCATTGCCTATGCGGTTCCCAAAACCGGCGGTGTGGCCGACGTCAGTGTGTACTACTACGCGGCCTCCGAATTGCCTGGAGAAGCGGCCGCGGAGTGCGCGGACAATCCGGCGACCAAGTCACTCACCGGGACCGTCGCCAATGTCGCACTGTTGCAGCAGGCGAATGTGGGCGTGGGCGGATCAAACGGCGTCGTCAGCGGCCCCTCCACCACGTATTCGCTGACCGGTGTTGCGGATGGAGTGACCGATCTTCTGGCGTTCCGCAGCACCCTTAACATCGGCGCGGGGGTGACCACCGTCCCCAACGCCGTCATCCTGCGGCGCAACGTGAACTACGCCAATGGCAGTGCCATTCCGCTGCTCGACTTCAGTGGAGGCGAAGCGTTTGCGCCGGCGACCGCTACGTATACGCTGGCCAACTCCAGCGGGGAAAACGCTACCTTGGTGGTTGGCTTCAACACGGCGAACGGTTCAGTCGGCAACTACGCCTTCGGAGCGCTGGCAAGTACGTCGACGTCACTCACCGCGTATGGCATTCCCTCCAACCGGACGCAGGCGGGCGACTTCCATTTTGCCATCGCCACGTCGGCGACCGTGGATGCGTCATCGTTCCGCATTCTGTTCCAGTACAACCGTGACCTGGCGAACCGCACGCTGACCCTTGGCGCGCCGATGGCCACCCCCACGCTCACCACCGCTTCGTCGTCGCCCTACACCCGGCTCAAACTGCGCGGGGCGTGGACCAACGAGTACAACGCGTCGTACGGTTGCTCGTTCACGCAGGGGACCACGACGACGCGCGTCTGGACGGTGTCAGCGACTCGTGGCTACTACGCGTCGCAGCCATCCGAGTATGAGTTGGAGACGCCAGACTTCAGCGGAGTGGCCGGCTTCCAGAACACCTGGGGACTGTTGAGCGGCCAGCAGGTGCAGTGGGCCGTGACCGGTATTGGTCCGATCAGTGGCACGATCGGCGTGATTGCTGAAGGCACCGCGTACAAAGCCGCCTCGCGCCAGGGCAACATTACACCGTGA
- a CDS encoding SprT-like domain-containing protein — MSLFDDLQLGFFSVAPTPAPAAPSPAPEGEDARFARGRTALRARTAVLFSRLQDMGLRGVEQLVLMRTRTVMVSLIGRTLRVNEGYAEAPESVLRAIVAFAIARNKTERLAAREVILAHDVERAPVARRQEPAKPGDLAMIAQLTEAHRQLNAQWFAGTLKSIPLRLSGKMATRLGHFDPGSRHLEPEIVMSRSHITRHGWREAMHTLLHEMVHQWQHETGRPVDHGPEFRNKAREVGITPAARRDVTPLERRRQRQEQTG; from the coding sequence GTGTCCCTCTTCGACGATCTGCAGCTCGGCTTCTTTTCAGTGGCGCCCACCCCGGCGCCTGCTGCACCGTCGCCTGCCCCCGAAGGCGAAGACGCGCGCTTTGCGCGAGGGCGCACCGCGTTGCGAGCACGCACCGCCGTCCTGTTCTCGCGCCTGCAGGACATGGGGCTGCGGGGCGTGGAGCAACTGGTGCTCATGCGCACGCGGACCGTCATGGTGTCGCTCATTGGTCGCACCCTGCGGGTGAACGAAGGGTACGCCGAAGCGCCGGAGTCGGTTCTGCGGGCCATTGTGGCCTTTGCGATTGCCCGCAACAAGACGGAGCGTCTGGCCGCCCGCGAAGTGATTCTGGCGCATGACGTGGAGCGGGCTCCCGTGGCCCGACGGCAGGAACCCGCCAAGCCGGGCGACCTGGCCATGATCGCTCAACTCACCGAGGCGCATCGCCAGTTGAACGCGCAATGGTTTGCCGGCACGCTCAAGAGCATTCCGCTGCGCCTGTCCGGCAAGATGGCCACGCGGCTTGGGCACTTCGATCCGGGCTCGCGACATCTGGAGCCGGAGATTGTGATGTCGCGGTCGCACATCACCAGGCATGGATGGCGTGAGGCGATGCACACTTTGTTGCACGAAATGGTGCATCAATGGCAGCACGAAACCGGACGTCCGGTGGATCACGGCCCCGAGTTTCGCAACAAGGCCCGTGAAGTGGGCATTACGCCTGCCGCGCGGCGCGATGTGACGCCGTTGGAACGGCGCCGGCAGCGGCAGGAACAGACGGGCTGA